The following nucleotide sequence is from Desertibacillus haloalkaliphilus.
AGGACATCATTGCTCACCAAGCACCTGAGAAGTTGAATGTTGATTTGATTATGATTGGTGCTACTGGTTTGAACGCCATTGAGCGCTTGTTGATTGGATCAGTTACTGAATACGTAACGCGTACAGCAAACGTTGATACGTTGATTGTTCGTGCTAAGTAAAGAAACCTGTGAGGTCGGGACAT
It contains:
- a CDS encoding universal stress protein, with product VIDTRAFQNVTDFKTTMVEQVAETAKKTLETYLQQAKDAGVKNVDYTIEYGSPKDIIAHQAPEKLNVDLIMIGATGLNAIERLLIGSVTEYVTRTANVDTLIVRAK